Proteins encoded by one window of Pseudomonas coleopterorum:
- a CDS encoding ABC transporter permease, which yields MPNYILNRLGQSAVVLVLVSLIGFMVLNLAPGGPMSQFALNPGMSQAELDRIAEQLGLKRPLLVQYIDWFSHLFVGDWGNSFRDGRPVLSVIAGHLPATLLLMGTSTLLSIVIGTWVGVLGAVRRYSVFDTLATVGAMVALSIPTFWFGLVAIFLFSLHLGWLPAGNMYTIGDQSLGDYAIHLVLPVLVLALVNVAIWSRYMRSATLDVIDQDFVRTARAKGVPYRRVLTHHVIRNALLPMITLAGLQIPTILGGALITETVFTWPGMGRLFLDSLGYSDYPVIMGILMFSAVLVLLGNLLADLLIGVADPRVRLA from the coding sequence ATGCCGAACTACATTCTCAACCGCCTGGGGCAGAGCGCCGTGGTGCTGGTGCTGGTCTCGCTGATCGGCTTCATGGTGCTCAACCTGGCTCCCGGCGGGCCGATGTCGCAGTTCGCCCTGAACCCCGGCATGAGCCAGGCCGAGCTGGACCGCATCGCCGAGCAGCTGGGCTTGAAGCGGCCACTGCTGGTGCAGTACATCGACTGGTTCAGCCATCTGTTCGTCGGCGACTGGGGCAACTCGTTCCGCGACGGCCGCCCGGTGCTCAGCGTGATTGCCGGGCACCTGCCCGCGACGTTGCTGCTGATGGGCACCTCGACGCTGCTGTCCATCGTCATTGGCACCTGGGTTGGCGTGCTAGGGGCGGTGCGCCGCTATTCGGTGTTCGACACCCTGGCCACGGTCGGCGCGATGGTGGCGCTGTCGATTCCCACCTTCTGGTTCGGGCTGGTGGCGATCTTCTTGTTCTCCCTGCACCTGGGCTGGCTCCCGGCGGGCAACATGTACACCATCGGCGACCAGTCCCTGGGCGATTACGCCATTCACCTGGTGCTGCCGGTGCTGGTGCTGGCCCTGGTCAACGTGGCGATCTGGAGCCGCTACATGCGCTCCGCCACCCTGGACGTGATCGACCAGGACTTCGTCCGCACCGCCCGCGCCAAGGGCGTGCCCTATCGCCGAGTGCTGACTCACCACGTGATTCGCAATGCCCTGCTGCCGATGATCACCCTCGCCGGGCTGCAGATACCCACCATCCTCGGCGGCGCGCTGATCACCGAAACGGTGTTCACCTGGCCCGGCATGGGCCGGCTGTTCCTCGACAGCCTGGGTTACAGCGACTACCCGGTGATCATGGGCATTCTGATGTTCTCGGCCGTACTGGTGCTGCTGGGCAACCTGCTCGCCGATCTGTTGATAGGCGTCGCCGACCCCCGTGTCCGGCTGGCCTGA
- a CDS encoding ABC transporter permease: MTTATHYLPASRRWAWLANPTLRRFMRHKLAVLGVVMITVLILACVFGPYLLHYNDLSIDIRNRFAPPFTGNHYLGTDALGRDTAARLLNAGRISLMVGFCAMLISIVIGTLIGVIAGYYRGWVGAGLMRFVDAFLSFPSVFLVLVLAAFTKPSPMMITLIIAVTSWMEISRIVEAEIRSLRERDFTLAARMIGASNRWIMFRELMPNAIGPIIVAATLTIANAILLEAYISFLGYGIQPPLPSWGNMLNAAQQYLGKAPWLAIIPGLAITLAVTSFNFIGDGLRDALDGRSDLK; the protein is encoded by the coding sequence ATGACCACCGCCACGCACTACCTGCCCGCCAGCCGCCGCTGGGCCTGGCTGGCCAACCCCACCCTGCGCCGTTTCATGCGCCACAAACTGGCCGTGCTCGGCGTGGTGATGATCACCGTATTGATCCTGGCCTGCGTGTTCGGCCCCTACCTGCTGCACTACAACGACCTGAGCATCGACATCCGCAACCGCTTCGCGCCGCCGTTCACCGGCAATCACTACCTGGGCACCGACGCGCTGGGCCGCGACACGGCTGCCCGCTTGCTCAACGCCGGGCGCATCTCGTTGATGGTGGGCTTCTGCGCGATGCTCATCAGCATCGTCATCGGCACCCTGATCGGCGTCATCGCCGGTTACTACCGCGGCTGGGTCGGCGCCGGGTTGATGCGCTTCGTCGATGCCTTCCTGTCTTTTCCCAGCGTGTTCCTGGTGCTGGTGCTGGCGGCGTTCACCAAACCCAGCCCGATGATGATCACCCTGATCATCGCCGTGACCAGCTGGATGGAAATCTCGCGCATCGTCGAAGCCGAGATCCGCTCGCTGCGCGAACGCGACTTCACCCTGGCCGCCCGCATGATCGGCGCCAGCAACCGCTGGATCATGTTTCGCGAACTGATGCCCAACGCCATCGGCCCGATCATCGTCGCGGCCACCCTGACCATCGCCAACGCCATTCTGCTGGAGGCCTACATCAGCTTCCTCGGCTACGGCATCCAGCCGCCCTTGCCCAGCTGGGGCAACATGCTCAACGCCGCCCAGCAGTACCTGGGCAAGGCGCCCTGGCTGGCGATCATTCCCGGGCTGGCGATCACCCTCGCGGTGACCAGCTTCAACTTCATCGGCGACGGCCTGCGCGACGCGCTGGACGGCAGGAGCGACCTGAAATGA